Proteins co-encoded in one Arthrobacter globiformis genomic window:
- a CDS encoding SDR family NAD(P)-dependent oxidoreductase, translating to MTQQNLTGKTVVVTGADGFIGSHVTQRLIAQGANVRALCVYNSNGSYGWLDDLSPEERDSVDLRLGDIRDAEYVSDLVAGSDVVLHLAALIAIPYSYEAPRSYVETNVVGTLNVLEGVRRHNVPRLVNTSTSEVYGTPKTVPITIENELRGQSPYSATKIAADKLCEAWASSFETPVVVLRPFNTYGPRQSARAVIPTVLQQMVAGADKIHLGSLTPRRDFTYVTDTADGFLKAASADIPLEGQVIQLGTGYDVSIGELVEMARKVTGSTAEIITQDERVRPEASEVMHLLSDPSQALAELGWAPQVSLEEGLRESAEWIKARGVDLSAAARYSR from the coding sequence TTGACTCAGCAGAACCTTACGGGCAAGACCGTAGTTGTTACGGGCGCGGACGGCTTCATCGGAAGCCACGTCACCCAGCGGCTGATCGCCCAGGGTGCCAACGTGCGCGCCCTTTGCGTTTACAACTCCAACGGTTCCTACGGGTGGCTTGATGACCTGAGCCCCGAAGAGCGTGACTCCGTCGATCTGCGCCTCGGCGACATCCGGGACGCGGAGTACGTCTCCGACCTGGTTGCCGGTTCGGATGTCGTCCTCCACCTCGCAGCCCTCATCGCGATTCCCTACTCCTACGAGGCGCCCCGCTCGTACGTGGAAACGAACGTCGTGGGCACGCTGAACGTCCTCGAGGGCGTGCGCCGCCACAACGTGCCGCGGCTGGTCAACACCTCCACGTCCGAGGTCTACGGAACTCCCAAGACCGTGCCGATCACCATCGAAAACGAGCTCCGCGGCCAGTCCCCGTACAGCGCCACGAAGATTGCCGCCGACAAGCTCTGCGAGGCGTGGGCGAGCTCCTTTGAGACTCCCGTAGTGGTCCTGCGCCCGTTCAACACCTACGGTCCCCGGCAGTCCGCACGTGCCGTGATCCCCACGGTGCTGCAGCAGATGGTTGCCGGCGCCGACAAGATCCACCTCGGCTCGCTGACCCCCCGCCGCGACTTCACGTACGTCACTGACACGGCCGACGGATTCCTGAAGGCAGCCAGCGCGGACATCCCGCTGGAGGGCCAGGTCATCCAACTCGGCACCGGCTACGACGTCTCCATCGGGGAACTCGTTGAAATGGCCCGGAAGGTCACCGGATCAACGGCGGAGATCATCACCCAGGACGAGCGCGTCCGCCCGGAAGCCAGCGAAGTCATGCACCTTCTTTCGGACCCGTCGCAGGCGCTGGCCGAACTGGGCTGGGCACCGCAGGTCAGCCTCGAAGAGGGCCTGCGGGAATCCGCCGAATGGATCAAGGCCCGCGGCGTGGACCTTTCCGCAGCCGCACGTTACTCCCGATAA
- a CDS encoding sugar phosphate nucleotidyltransferase: protein MSIDGPLANVCIGQDATVRQALETIDRGASAIALVTDESGKLQGVLTDGDIRRGLLKGAELDGLVHEYANRAPHVVGPDATRASVLDLMRSLRISEVPVVDDSGKLVGLHTLNDIVGRTSLSNIAVIMAGGKGTRLGALTKDTPKPLMTVADRTIIEWIILGLVESGVTNIYVSVAYLAEKIMAHLGDGSRLGCTIKYLHEDPAKPLNTAGALGLLYHERPDISEPVLVTNADLMVRYSAAELLAFHASKNASVTVAARPYVHQVPFGVLDIGEGRSISSVVEKPSIEFEISTGIYAVSPEALALVPYLEPFSMPELVQACIEQSKTVAAWPIESDWIDVGTPKDLATAKGQ from the coding sequence ATGAGTATTGACGGGCCCCTCGCAAACGTCTGCATCGGGCAGGACGCCACTGTTAGGCAGGCGCTGGAGACTATCGACCGCGGCGCGTCCGCAATAGCCCTCGTCACCGACGAGTCGGGCAAGCTCCAGGGAGTGCTTACCGACGGCGACATCCGCCGCGGCCTGCTCAAGGGAGCCGAACTCGATGGACTCGTCCACGAGTACGCCAACCGGGCACCGCACGTCGTCGGGCCTGATGCCACCCGCGCCTCCGTGCTGGACCTGATGCGGAGCCTGCGTATCAGCGAAGTTCCAGTGGTGGACGATTCCGGCAAGCTCGTCGGCTTGCACACCCTCAACGACATTGTGGGCCGGACGTCCCTGAGCAATATTGCCGTCATCATGGCCGGAGGCAAGGGCACGCGCCTGGGCGCGCTGACCAAGGACACCCCGAAGCCGCTGATGACCGTGGCCGACCGGACCATTATCGAGTGGATCATCCTCGGACTGGTGGAATCGGGCGTCACGAACATCTATGTCTCCGTGGCGTATCTGGCCGAAAAAATAATGGCCCACTTGGGCGACGGCTCCCGGCTCGGCTGCACGATCAAGTATCTGCATGAGGACCCGGCGAAGCCCCTCAACACCGCCGGTGCGCTGGGGCTGCTCTACCACGAGCGGCCTGACATTTCCGAGCCGGTGCTTGTCACCAACGCGGACCTCATGGTGCGGTACTCGGCAGCGGAGCTTCTCGCCTTCCACGCGTCCAAGAACGCGAGCGTGACCGTTGCTGCCCGGCCGTACGTCCATCAGGTGCCCTTCGGTGTCCTGGACATCGGAGAGGGACGATCGATCTCATCGGTTGTTGAGAAGCCGAGCATCGAATTCGAAATCAGCACGGGCATTTACGCCGTGTCTCCTGAGGCACTGGCGCTGGTGCCGTACCTTGAACCCTTTTCCATGCCGGAACTGGTTCAGGCCTGCATTGAGCAGTCCAAGACAGTGGCCGCATGGCCGATCGAATCCGACTGGATCGACGTCGGAACACCCAAAGACCTAGCGACAGCGAAAGGCCAGTGA
- the neuC gene encoding UDP-N-acetylglucosamine 2-epimerase, with amino-acid sequence MRVLGFVGTRADLFPLAPVLVQLAGNPDVELHVATAVGFPAGTAASRLREAGLQDGAFVHHDLGLHLDDASALGQLALGPKLSGNMAELIQRSKPDAVVVLGDRWELLYVVPAVVVSGVRLVHLHGGEVTEGALDERVRHAVTKLADQHCVSTAGAARRVAQLGESPERIHQTGAPGLDRFREPNPLTEEEFQAEFGRPLIRPLLMVTYHPPTAEMSGNAGALARQVFDESIAAAGTAILTYPGFDAGRHEIVAELEEIAAGGTAIVRESLGPLYPRVMATIDALVGNSSSGILEAATFSVPVVNVGDRQKGRESGANVIHCRDERPGIHASIEKALSAEFQELARQVVNPYGDSHSSERIERVVVGSGRTPLTKAFIDIGAGE; translated from the coding sequence ATGCGGGTGCTGGGGTTCGTAGGGACGCGGGCGGATCTCTTCCCACTCGCCCCGGTCCTTGTCCAGCTGGCCGGAAATCCTGACGTCGAGTTGCACGTGGCAACCGCTGTCGGGTTCCCGGCCGGGACAGCAGCCAGCCGGCTGCGGGAGGCAGGACTCCAGGACGGCGCCTTCGTGCACCATGACCTGGGGCTCCACCTGGATGACGCCTCCGCTCTGGGCCAGCTGGCGCTGGGCCCGAAACTGTCCGGGAACATGGCCGAGCTGATTCAGCGGAGCAAGCCAGACGCCGTCGTTGTTCTTGGCGACCGCTGGGAGCTGCTTTACGTGGTGCCGGCAGTTGTTGTCTCAGGCGTAAGGCTGGTGCATCTCCATGGCGGGGAAGTCACTGAAGGGGCGCTCGATGAGCGCGTCCGGCACGCTGTGACCAAACTGGCGGACCAACATTGTGTGAGCACGGCCGGGGCCGCCCGCCGGGTGGCCCAGCTTGGCGAATCGCCGGAACGGATTCATCAGACAGGTGCCCCCGGGCTCGACCGGTTCAGGGAGCCGAACCCCCTGACAGAGGAAGAGTTCCAGGCAGAGTTCGGCCGGCCCCTGATCCGTCCGCTGCTGATGGTCACATACCACCCGCCCACAGCCGAGATGTCCGGGAACGCCGGCGCCTTGGCACGGCAGGTATTCGACGAGTCCATTGCCGCCGCAGGCACAGCGATTCTGACTTATCCGGGTTTTGACGCCGGGCGACACGAAATCGTGGCAGAACTTGAGGAGATTGCTGCCGGCGGCACCGCGATCGTACGGGAAAGCCTGGGACCGCTTTACCCCCGTGTCATGGCCACCATCGACGCCCTGGTGGGGAATTCCTCCTCCGGCATTCTTGAGGCTGCAACGTTTTCCGTGCCGGTCGTCAATGTCGGGGACCGGCAAAAAGGCCGTGAAAGCGGCGCCAACGTCATCCACTGCCGCGACGAGCGTCCGGGGATCCACGCTAGTATTGAAAAGGCTTTGAGCGCGGAGTTCCAGGAATTGGCCCGCCAAGTGGTCAATCCGTATGGGGACTCGCATTCGTCCGAACGGATCGAACGCGTAGTGGTTGGCAGCGGACGGACGCCGCTAACCAAGGCCTTCATTGACATCGGCGCTGGAGAATGA
- a CDS encoding N-acetylneuraminate synthase family protein, translating to MTIESKAQHVTFGPHRIGPDEEVFIIAEAGVNHDGDVAVAHELIDMAADTGANAVKFQTFKPESLVTEAADTTPYQKKAGFAESQSEMLRRLTLPETAWVELRDHCSERGITFLSTPFDYDSARMLADIGVPGLKIGSGELTNTPYLAAIAEFGIPMIVSTGMGTREEIAAALEATAKAPATVLLHCVSAYPAPLDEANLLAIPAMRKEFGVEVGWSDHTPGSLTAIAATALGSTLLEKHITTDKTRNGPDHSASLERDEFEDYVRSVRDVYRALGDGNKRRMPSEEANAGLVRRSFHAVRDIAAGAVITEADVAILRPEGGLLPSANVVGRSAGRAIKAGTPITAEDLA from the coding sequence GTGACCATCGAATCCAAAGCCCAGCATGTGACGTTCGGTCCGCACCGCATCGGCCCTGACGAGGAAGTCTTCATCATTGCAGAGGCGGGAGTGAATCACGACGGTGACGTGGCAGTTGCCCATGAACTGATCGACATGGCTGCCGACACCGGCGCCAACGCGGTGAAGTTCCAGACCTTCAAGCCTGAATCCCTGGTCACGGAAGCTGCAGACACCACGCCGTACCAGAAAAAGGCTGGGTTCGCGGAGTCCCAGTCCGAGATGTTGCGGCGCCTGACCCTGCCCGAGACTGCCTGGGTTGAGCTGCGGGACCACTGTTCCGAGCGGGGGATCACGTTCCTCTCCACGCCCTTCGACTACGACAGCGCACGAATGCTTGCGGACATCGGTGTTCCGGGACTCAAGATCGGCTCCGGAGAGCTGACGAACACTCCCTATCTGGCCGCCATTGCGGAATTCGGCATTCCGATGATCGTGTCCACGGGAATGGGAACCCGGGAAGAGATCGCCGCGGCGCTCGAGGCGACGGCCAAGGCGCCCGCGACCGTCCTGCTGCACTGCGTCTCTGCCTACCCCGCACCTTTGGACGAGGCCAACCTGCTCGCCATCCCCGCGATGCGGAAGGAATTCGGCGTCGAGGTTGGCTGGTCCGACCACACGCCGGGCTCCCTGACGGCCATCGCGGCCACGGCACTGGGTTCGACTCTGTTGGAAAAGCACATCACCACCGACAAGACACGCAACGGTCCGGACCATTCCGCGTCGCTTGAGCGGGACGAGTTCGAGGACTACGTGCGCTCCGTCCGTGACGTGTACCGGGCACTGGGAGACGGCAACAAGCGCAGGATGCCCAGCGAGGAAGCCAACGCCGGGCTGGTGCGGCGCTCCTTCCACGCAGTCCGGGACATCGCAGCGGGTGCCGTGATCACGGAGGCCGACGTCGCCATCCTCCGCCCAGAGGGCGGACTCCTGCCGTCAGCCAACGTGGTGGGCCGCTCCGCAGGCCGTGCCATCAAGGCCGGAACGCCGATAACCGCCGAAGACCTGGCCTGA
- a CDS encoding transferase: protein MGAWLIIGASGHARSLASIVNGRGDHVAAVSDAGLAGAARDSAASERSLSPFAAADGRTPRVFFDDGEALRFAAEASLSIAVGIGDNGVRNRIAESIIASPELGLLTGPLVAASATVDPTARLGALSQVCEHAHVGPLADIGPAVIINTGAIVEHEAGVGAGTHLAPGSVLLGASFVGNRVFVGSGARVLPGCTVGGLSVIGAGAVVTRDLAGGATYIGVPARELTSKKGATL from the coding sequence ATGGGCGCCTGGCTGATCATCGGGGCGTCCGGGCACGCGCGCAGCCTCGCGTCGATCGTGAACGGCCGCGGAGACCATGTGGCCGCCGTTTCTGACGCAGGCCTGGCTGGAGCAGCCCGGGACTCCGCAGCGTCGGAACGGAGCCTCAGCCCGTTCGCTGCCGCGGACGGCCGGACCCCGCGGGTGTTTTTCGACGACGGCGAAGCGCTGAGGTTTGCCGCCGAAGCGTCCCTGTCGATCGCCGTCGGCATCGGGGACAACGGCGTCCGGAACCGCATCGCGGAATCGATCATCGCCTCGCCGGAACTGGGCCTGCTCACCGGCCCGTTGGTCGCAGCAAGTGCAACCGTTGATCCGACCGCCCGCCTCGGGGCCCTGTCACAGGTCTGCGAGCACGCCCACGTGGGCCCGTTGGCGGACATAGGCCCAGCGGTCATCATCAACACCGGCGCGATTGTCGAACACGAGGCCGGCGTCGGAGCCGGGACGCACCTCGCCCCTGGTTCGGTGCTTTTGGGGGCCTCGTTCGTGGGCAATAGAGTATTTGTTGGGTCAGGCGCCCGTGTCCTTCCCGGCTGCACCGTGGGAGGACTGTCTGTGATCGGTGCGGGCGCTGTCGTGACGCGTGATCTCGCCGGGGGAGCAACCTACATCGGTGTTCCGGCCCGGGAATTGACATCCAAGAAAGGCGCAACCCTGTGA